One part of the Vicia villosa cultivar HV-30 ecotype Madison, WI linkage group LG6, Vvil1.0, whole genome shotgun sequence genome encodes these proteins:
- the LOC131611672 gene encoding acyltransferase GLAUCE-like, whose product MERIQLVEKVVIVPEKPTPRKRMFLSNIDLSLVVYQDSASFFDPPSNQISFSDICSKLYNALGKLLVHYDFMAGRLVPSLEEKNRFEIDCNDAGIVVAAARTDRKLCEFGVISAPNPELREVVVFLHEQGDEDIDLKEIPLCSLQLTQFGCGSLALASHYNHCILDGIAIREFETNLASLTRGDELVILPNKDRTVLKARNPPKITHPHYEFSKSTNIEDLFTIRGTTSTNVKKNLVENQTHVLHLSPQKISTLKKKALEKTTLKNITTFQVIAAKIWKARSIATKIEEDKLSTMLFPVDVRKKVVPELPNGFAGNALVPGFTRSTVKELVEQGDDYAIKKVQEGIERLNDEYIKSGIDWLEMNKGVPCNEDSFSLVAWWRLGLENVVFAWGRLKCATPLVVKPGLIMLLPGEDEGGINVCLSLPKDELDEFCRIMLES is encoded by the exons ATGGAGAGGATTCAACTAGTTGAAAAAGTTGTGATTGTCCCTGAAAAACCAACACCTCGTAAACGAATGTTTTTATCAAACATTGACTTGTCTCTAGTAGTTTACCAAGATTCTGCCTCTTTCTTTGATCCTCCAAGTAACCAAATATCTTTCTCAGATATTTGTAGCAAGTTATACAATGCACTTGGTAAATTGCTTGTTCATTATGACTTTATGGCGGGGCGGCTCGTGCCGAGTTTGGAAGAGAAAAATCGATTTGAAATCGATTGTAATGACGCTGGTATTGTTGTCGCTGCTGCAAGAACGGATCGAAAGTTGTGTGAATTTGGTGTTATTTCGGCGCCTAATCCAGAGTTAAGAGAAGTGGTTGTTTTCTTGCATGAACAAGGTGATGAAGATATTGACCTAAAGGAAATTCCCCTTTGTTCCTTACAG CTGACACAATTTGGATGTGGAAGTTTGGCACTAGCTTCTCATTACAACCACTGCATTCTCGACGGTATAGCAATAAGAGAATTTGAGACGAATTTGGCGTCGCTAACACGCGGTGACGAGCTCGTCATATTACCTAACAAAGACAGAACCGTCCTGAAAGCTCGGAATCCTCCAAAGATAACTCACCCACATTATGAATTCTCAAAATCTACAAACATAGAGGATTTATTCACAATCCGAGGTACAACTAGCACAAATGTTAAAAAAAACCTTGTAGAGAATCAAACTCATGTGCTTCATTTATCACCACAAAAAATCTCAACCTTAAAAAAGAAAGCCCTAGAAAAAACAACCTTAAAAAACATCACAACATTTCAAGTCATTGCCGCGAAAATCTGGAAAGCGAGAAGCATAGCAACGAAGATCGAAGAAGATAAACTATCAACAATGTTGTTTCCGGTCGACGTTAGAAAAAAGGTTGTCCCCGAACTTCCGAACGGATTTGCGGGAAATGCATTAGTCCCGGGTTTCACAAGATCAACTGTGAAGGAGTTAGTTGAACAAGGAGATGATTATGCTATAAAAAAAGTGCAAGAAGGGATTGAGAGATTGAATGATGAGTATATTAAATCGGGTATAGATTGGTTAGAGATGAATAAAGGTGTGCCTTGTAATGAAGATAGTTTCTCTTTGGTTGCATGGTGGAGATTAGGGTTAGAGAATGTAGTTTTTGCTTGGGGGAGATTGAAGTGTGCTACTCCACTTGTAGTTAAGCCTGGTTTGATTATGTTGTTgccaggagaagatgaaggaggGATTAATGTATGTTTGAGTTTACCTAAGGATGAATTGGATGAGTTTTGTAGGATAATGTTGGAAAGTTAG
- the LOC131613882 gene encoding uncharacterized protein LOC131613882, which yields MKHLLEKCVAEEQSDFIEGRSILDNAMIGFEVIHTLKRQTRGNRSNLALKIDISKAYDKVDWGFLRGVLSRLGFEERWIHWIMMCVTSVHYTVLVNSDQAGPIEPGRGLRQGDPLSPYSIILVTEGLSKLMTTSVARGDVHGIQICRGAPTVSHLLFADDCFLFCRANLTEVRNIMKVIQTYAEASGQEINLTKLEVFFSRNLSKPAQEDLAGILGVCHVFGTGKYLGLPSMIGRSKKATFSYIKDRIWNRINSWKGRSLSKAGKEIMIKSVLQAIPSYIMTLFIIPASVIQDIERMLNAFWWGGGKEGAGIRWMAWDRLACPKEYGGLGFRDFNAFNMAMVAKQGWSLTSNPDALVSRIFKARYFPNNSFFDSSLGYNLSFIWRSIWKSREVLTLGCRWSIGDGSIIKIMQEPWIRGSSEEVVRDLFDAADSEKILKVPLLEEVRQDMLIWKEEQYGIYSVKIGYNLWYQAVKSNKEVGGSENWGSIWNIKAPPRVKHLLWRICVGCLPTRFQDIKSLLLDICSKEDKEVSGRLAVMIYVIWKNRNDYVWQNEKEDATTLGVKAIQIWNDWGWCVRNHLGNFIYAGTSLDPGTLPVFEAEALPLKEAILGAISSHLEFVSFESDSQIVTQAIHSNRKSDSEFYLIIESIRSLLLSFPNFEVKFVKRQANSVAHSLARAANSWARRSMLVSISHCIEHILINELH from the exons ATGAAACATTTATTGGAGAAATGTGTCGCGGAGGAACAATCGGATTTTATTGAAGGAAGATCGATTCTCGATAATGCTATGATTGGTTTTGAGGTAATCCATACCCTCAAAAGACAGACGCGAGGAAATAGATCGAATTTGGCTCTCAAAATAGACATCAgcaaagcatatgacaaggtggACTGGGGTTTCTTAAGAGGTGTGCTATCCCGATTGGGTTTTGAAGAGAGATGGATTCATTGGATTATGATGTGCGTTACCTCGGTACACTATACTGTTCTTGTAAATTCGGATCAAGCAGGACCAATTGAACCAGGAAGAGGACTTAGACAGGGAGATCCACTGTCTCCTTATTCAATTATCCTTGTAACTGAAGGACTTTCCAAACTCATGACAACATCGGTAGCACGTGGTGATGTCCATGGGATACAAATCTGTAGAGGGGCACCTACAGTGTCCCATctactttttgctgacgattgttttctaTTTTGCAGGGCAAATTTAACTGAAGTGAGAAATATTATGAAGGTGATTCAGACTTATGCGGAGGCTTCAGGACAGGAGATTAATCTGACTAAATTGGAGGTGTTTTTCAGTAGGAACTTATCCAAACCAGCTCAGGAGGATCTTGCTGGTATTCTGGGAGTGTGCCATGTGTTTGGAACAGGGAAATATCTTGGGTTACCATCTATGATTGGTAGAAGTAAGAAGGCTACTTTCTCTTATATTAAGGATCGAATCTGGAATAGGATTAACTCTTGGAAAGGAAGATCTCTCTCTAAAGCGGGTAAAGAAATTATGATCAAATCCGTTCTTCAGGCTATTCCATCATACATTATGACTCTTTTCATTATACCAGCATCGGTTATCCAGGATATTGAAAGGATGTTGAATGCGTTTTGGTGGGGTGGTGGTAAAGAGGGCGCAGGAATTCGTTGGATGGCGTGGGATAGATTAGCGTGTCCTAAGGAGTATGGAGGATTAGGATTCCGAGATTTTAATGCTTTTAACATGGCTATGGTGGCAAAACAAGGTTGGTCCTTAACTTCGAATCCAGATGCACTTGTTTCTCGAATTTTCAAAGCAAGATACTTCCCTAATAACTCCTTCTTTGATTCTTCTCTTGGTTATAATCTGAGTTTTATTTGGAGGAGTATTTGGAAATCCCGCGAGGTTCTAACACTAGGGTGCAGGTGGAGTATCGGTGATGGTAGTATTATTAAAATCATGCAGGAACCTTGGATTCGGGGAAGTAGTGAAG AAGTTGTTAGAGATCTTTTTGACGCGGCGGATTCGGAAAAAATTCTCAAAGTCCCGTTGTTGGAAGAGGTTAGACAGGACATGTTGATTTGGAAGGAAGAGCAATATGGTATCTATAGTGTGAAAATTGGCTACAATCTTTGGTATCAAGCTGTTAAAAGTAATAAGGAGGTGGGAGGGTCGGAGAATTGGGGCAGTATTTGGAATATCAAGGCGCCACCGAGAGTAAAGCACCTTCTTTGGAGAATTTGTGTGGGTTGCCTCCCTACTC GTTTTCAGGACATTAAGTCGCTTCTTCTTGATATTTGCTCGAAGGAAGACAAGGAAGTTTCAGGCAGACTTGCGGTTATGATATATGTTATTTGGAAGAACAGAAATGACTATGTCTGGCAGAATGAGAAAGAAGACGCGACAACCTTGGGAGTAAAAGCGATCCAGATATGGAATGACTG GGGGTGGTGTGTGCGTAACCACCTTGGAAACTTTATCTACGCAGGTACTTCATTGGATCCCGGAACTCTTCCCGTCTTTGAAGCCGAAGCTTTGCCTCTTAAAGAAGCTATTCTTGGAGCTATTTCCTCGCATTTGGAGTTTGTGAGTTTCGAGAGTGATTCCCAAATAGTGACACAAGCTATCCATTCCAATAGGAAGAGTGATTCCGAGTTTTATCTTATTATTGAGTCCATTCGTAGTTTATTGCTTTCCTTTCCAAACTTTGAGGTGAAGTTTGTCAAAcgtcaagcgaattcggttgctcaCTCTCTTGCgagggcggccaattcttgggctCGACGTAGTATGTTAGTTTCGATTTCTCATTGTATTGAACACATTTTGATTAATGAATTACATTGA